A single window of Ktedonobacteraceae bacterium DNA harbors:
- a CDS encoding glycogen debranching N-terminal domain-containing protein, with the protein MPAEIKVAPPGITISQGRIFMVTDQRGEIDPETDAGVYAIDTRFICGYHLYINRQPWVLVNSGQQAFYASRVYLTNPKLSFEDGDIEANTIGLTIDRTVEEGIHEDFYIVNYAGKRLRLFFQMELLADFADIFEVKSKRIIERGRIRTHWNQHNYRLSTSYDHEDFHRAVIYSIPTPSVPIEYANGRIIFEIELEPNQEWHTCGDIILEHGQHVRTPAHAHRRHNAPLSVDNPEPATEMLSFLDQRQMHWLTTSPGLETPNDHVYRMYRQAVEDMGALRIYDLDVSQEEWVPAAGVPWFVTLFGRDSLIVSLQTMSVSTGFARGALERLSEYQASDRDDYRDAQPGKILHEIRFGELAHFHRIPHTPYYGTADATILYLIALSETYRWTGDVQLLKQFRKVAEGCLDWIDRYGDLDGDGFQEYKTYSPLGYENVGWKDAWDSVVYADGTQVKQPKGLCELQGYVYDAKVRMAEIFDVLGDHEQAQALLTQAATLKQKFNEVFWMEDQGCYAYGLDPEKKLITSIASNVGHCLWSGIADQDKGERTARRLLQEDMWSGWGIRTISSRNPAYNPFSYHLGSVWPHDNSIIAAGFKRYGLADEANFVIRGIFDAARRFESYRLPEIFAGIRRKGAEDFPALYPPGANIPQAWASGSIFEMLRTILGLRADAPHKRLYVKPTLPPWLSELQLQRLVVGPCTFTLHFWREGERSRWEVVNMLLNPGVPQEETIQVVDEP; encoded by the coding sequence TGCCGAGATCAAAGTAGCACCCCCCGGAATTACCATCAGCCAGGGTCGCATCTTCATGGTGACCGATCAGCGTGGCGAGATCGATCCAGAGACCGACGCTGGCGTTTATGCCATTGATACGCGCTTCATATGCGGGTATCACCTCTATATTAACCGGCAACCATGGGTGCTGGTGAACTCTGGTCAGCAGGCTTTCTACGCCTCACGCGTCTACCTGACGAATCCGAAGCTCAGTTTCGAAGATGGCGATATCGAGGCGAATACCATCGGTTTAACGATTGATCGCACGGTTGAAGAGGGCATCCATGAAGATTTTTATATCGTGAATTACGCGGGCAAGCGGCTGCGCCTCTTCTTCCAGATGGAACTGCTCGCGGACTTTGCGGATATTTTTGAGGTCAAGTCAAAACGTATCATAGAACGCGGCAGAATCCGCACGCACTGGAATCAGCACAATTACCGGTTGTCTACTTCCTACGATCATGAGGATTTCCATCGCGCCGTGATCTATTCAATCCCCACGCCCAGCGTGCCGATTGAGTATGCCAACGGGCGCATCATCTTCGAAATTGAACTGGAACCCAACCAGGAATGGCATACATGCGGCGACATTATCCTTGAACATGGTCAGCACGTGCGTACACCAGCCCACGCTCACCGCCGGCACAATGCCCCGCTTTCGGTAGATAATCCCGAGCCGGCGACAGAAATGCTGAGCTTTCTCGACCAGCGCCAGATGCACTGGTTAACGACCAGTCCAGGACTGGAAACGCCCAATGATCATGTGTACCGCATGTATCGCCAGGCGGTCGAAGACATGGGCGCCTTGCGCATCTATGACCTGGATGTTTCTCAGGAGGAATGGGTACCGGCGGCAGGCGTGCCCTGGTTTGTCACGCTTTTCGGGCGCGATAGTTTGATCGTTTCGCTGCAAACCATGAGTGTCTCAACGGGCTTTGCGCGGGGTGCGCTCGAGCGGCTGTCGGAGTACCAGGCCAGCGACCGCGATGATTATCGCGATGCGCAGCCGGGCAAGATACTACATGAAATCCGCTTTGGCGAACTGGCGCACTTCCATCGTATTCCTCATACACCCTACTATGGCACTGCCGATGCAACCATCCTCTACCTGATCGCGCTTTCGGAAACCTATCGCTGGACGGGCGATGTCCAACTACTCAAGCAGTTTCGCAAAGTGGCCGAGGGCTGCCTGGACTGGATCGACCGCTACGGCGATTTAGACGGAGACGGCTTCCAGGAATACAAAACCTATTCGCCGCTTGGTTACGAAAATGTTGGTTGGAAGGATGCCTGGGACTCAGTTGTCTATGCTGATGGCACGCAGGTGAAGCAGCCAAAGGGATTGTGCGAACTACAAGGCTACGTCTATGATGCCAAAGTGCGCATGGCCGAAATCTTCGACGTACTCGGCGATCACGAGCAGGCCCAGGCGCTGCTTACCCAGGCCGCAACCCTGAAGCAAAAATTTAATGAGGTATTCTGGATGGAGGATCAAGGCTGTTACGCCTATGGACTCGATCCAGAGAAGAAACTGATTACCTCTATCGCTTCCAACGTGGGTCACTGCCTGTGGAGCGGCATCGCCGACCAGGACAAGGGGGAACGCACGGCGCGGCGGCTTCTGCAAGAAGATATGTGGAGCGGCTGGGGCATTCGCACGATCTCCAGCAGGAATCCCGCCTACAATCCCTTTTCTTACCATCTCGGCTCGGTCTGGCCGCACGATAACAGCATCATCGCCGCCGGCTTTAAACGTTACGGGCTGGCGGACGAGGCAAACTTTGTCATTCGCGGCATCTTCGACGCGGCGCGGCGTTTCGAGTCCTATCGCCTGCCGGAAATTTTCGCGGGCATCCGGCGTAAAGGTGCTGAGGATTTTCCCGCGCTCTATCCCCCAGGCGCGAATATCCCACAGGCATGGGCATCGGGCAGCATTTTCGAGATGTTGCGCACCATCCTGGGCCTGCGTGCCGATGCGCCACACAAGCGACTCTATGTCAAACCGACGCTGCCGCCATGGCTCTCCGAACTGCAATTGCAGCGCCTGGTCGTTGGTCCCTGTACCTTCACCCTGCACTTCTGGCGCGAGGGAGAACGCTCGCGCTGGGAGGTAGTGAATATGCTGCTCAATCCCGGCGTTCCCCAGGAGGAGACGATTCAGGTCGTGGATGAGCCATAG
- a CDS encoding mercuric reductase: MAISTYDAIIIGAGQAGGPLSTALAKAGWKTAIIERTHVGGTCINEGCTPTKTMVASARVAYLARRGADYGVHTGPITIDMAKVRQRKRDIVNSFRSGSERRIESTAGDDLLMGEAHFTGPKELEVRLNSGEVRQLSAGTIFINAGDRPAEPDIKGVENVPTLNSTTIMELDTVPEHLLIIGGGYVGLEFGQMFRRFGSAVTIVQRGANLLTREDPDVAEAVANILREDGLGILLQTKPVSVEKTSDGHIALTVQGPEGERVLNGSHLLMAAGRVPNTDWLNLPATGIQVDKRGYILTNDRLETSVPGIYALGDIKGGPAFTHISYDDFRIIRTNLLEHGNASIRDRLVPYTVFIDPQLGRVGLSETEARASGRNIKVAKMPMDYVARALEVDESRGFMKAIVDADNNQILGCAILGIEGGEIMAMLEIAMLGKVPYTTLREAIFAHPTLAESLNNLFGMIE; encoded by the coding sequence ATGGCAATATCAACATACGACGCAATCATCATCGGCGCGGGACAGGCAGGCGGCCCGCTTTCCACTGCGCTGGCAAAAGCCGGGTGGAAAACGGCCATCATCGAGCGTACCCACGTAGGCGGCACCTGTATCAACGAGGGATGCACGCCCACCAAAACCATGGTCGCCAGCGCTCGAGTAGCATATTTAGCGCGTAGAGGCGCCGATTATGGCGTCCATACCGGCCCCATTACCATCGACATGGCTAAAGTACGCCAGCGCAAGCGTGACATCGTTAATAGCTTCCGTTCCGGCAGCGAGCGCCGTATCGAAAGCACCGCAGGCGATGACCTCTTAATGGGTGAGGCACATTTTACCGGCCCCAAAGAGTTGGAAGTGCGCCTGAACAGCGGAGAAGTGCGGCAATTGAGCGCCGGTACCATCTTCATCAATGCCGGTGATAGGCCGGCAGAGCCGGACATCAAGGGCGTGGAAAACGTGCCAACACTCAATTCGACGACGATTATGGAGCTTGACACGGTCCCCGAACACCTGCTCATCATCGGCGGCGGCTACGTCGGACTGGAATTTGGGCAAATGTTCCGCCGCTTCGGCAGCGCGGTAACTATCGTGCAGCGTGGCGCGAACCTGCTCACGCGCGAGGACCCCGACGTGGCCGAGGCAGTCGCGAACATCCTGCGCGAGGACGGCCTGGGAATCCTGCTGCAAACGAAGCCGGTGAGCGTAGAAAAAACCTCTGATGGGCACATTGCATTGACCGTGCAGGGACCCGAAGGCGAGCGCGTCCTCAACGGCTCTCACCTGCTCATGGCCGCCGGGCGCGTCCCCAACACCGACTGGCTCAACCTGCCCGCCACCGGCATTCAGGTTGATAAACGCGGCTACATCCTGACAAACGACCGCCTGGAGACCAGCGTCCCCGGCATCTACGCCCTGGGCGATATCAAAGGCGGACCGGCCTTCACGCACATCTCCTACGACGATTTCCGCATCATCCGCACCAACCTGCTTGAACACGGTAACGCCAGCATTCGCGACCGCCTGGTACCCTACACCGTCTTCATCGATCCCCAGCTTGGGCGTGTCGGCCTGAGCGAGACCGAGGCCAGAGCGTCCGGTCGCAACATCAAAGTAGCAAAGATGCCTATGGACTACGTAGCCCGCGCCCTGGAAGTAGACGAATCCCGTGGCTTCATGAAGGCCATCGTAGACGCTGACAACAACCAGATTCTCGGCTGCGCCATCCTCGGCATCGAGGGCGGCGAGATCATGGCCATGCTAGAAATCGCCATGCTGGGCAAAGTTCCCTACACCACCCTGCGCGAGGCCATCTTCGCCCATCCAACGCTGGCGGAGTCGTTGAATAATTTGTTTGGGATGATCGAGTAA
- a CDS encoding CHAP domain-containing protein, which produces MSSFEDRQSSVTNELPFLGQVSQDPPVEQLPFPNSSPFTVRKTRLLDFTPPPTTTGPLGASTSSPGVTGVLPEVQTGALPTPFPRSTTTSLRQPVVIRGDTKKSKPAHPPKARRWVISAAVSFLMLMITLGTAMAVSPAGNEGARGFNPIQIVGNMFGGNSSNPSLVAQQAATATAITKQGGSYNPPQGGGQYFGGGGSGGPNRFGFGECTYWANMRYHALTGYWVPWSGDAWAWANGARAYGWVVSSTPKVPSIIVLQPGVQGAGYLGHVAVVEKINPDGSVYTSNYNWYNGGGWDILSYYTFYPGPGVSFVWHS; this is translated from the coding sequence ATGTCGTCTTTTGAAGATCGTCAAAGTAGCGTTACCAACGAATTGCCGTTTCTGGGGCAGGTAAGCCAGGACCCTCCCGTGGAGCAGTTGCCTTTTCCCAATAGTAGCCCGTTTACTGTGAGAAAGACACGGCTCCTGGATTTCACGCCTCCTCCCACAACGACAGGCCCGTTGGGGGCCTCTACGTCTTCTCCTGGCGTGACAGGAGTATTACCGGAAGTCCAGACGGGTGCATTGCCCACTCCATTTCCTCGCAGCACCACCACGTCGTTACGCCAGCCGGTTGTCATTCGCGGCGATACCAAAAAAAGCAAACCTGCTCACCCGCCAAAGGCCCGCCGCTGGGTAATCAGCGCCGCCGTCTCATTTCTCATGCTGATGATTACGCTGGGAACAGCCATGGCCGTATCCCCTGCCGGTAATGAAGGCGCCCGCGGCTTTAACCCGATCCAGATTGTAGGCAATATGTTTGGGGGCAACAGCAGCAATCCAAGCCTGGTAGCGCAGCAAGCAGCAACTGCCACAGCCATTACAAAGCAGGGCGGTAGTTATAATCCCCCACAAGGTGGCGGCCAGTATTTTGGTGGTGGAGGGTCTGGTGGTCCCAACCGCTTTGGCTTTGGTGAGTGTACATATTGGGCCAATATGCGCTATCACGCGCTAACCGGTTACTGGGTGCCATGGTCGGGCGATGCCTGGGCGTGGGCCAATGGCGCCAGGGCGTATGGTTGGGTTGTTTCGTCGACGCCCAAAGTTCCCTCGATCATCGTATTGCAGCCAGGCGTGCAGGGCGCGGGCTATCTCGGGCACGTGGCCGTCGTGGAGAAGATTAACCCGGATGGCAGCGTCTACACCAGTAATTATAACTGGTACAATGGCGGTGGTTGGGATATTTTGTCGTACTATACCTTCTATCCTGGACCCGGCGTCAGCTTTGTGTGGCACTCGTGA
- a CDS encoding winged helix-turn-helix domain-containing protein produces MLYWSALPNPFSRLATQSLLESPTEKTTDTSEIITGHVSGRRSDIIDIVTGVQSAILMTGASQIGKSTLLRYLARPPQSEWSWRDELADLRDQWKFDDFHFIPVELSPLEEIERKDDLLLAFARQCAIGLLAVNAPCEADGKKFSELLRGINQFLRDKRQETPFARFFLVIDTLEYVGKHDLELSGEGVRAHQNRGLTLLDQCGALRMLVDLIDEFNNFGVLLSTQSLPRPSLEDQFKQVSADLARFATTTLQIFTWEDAQKLVAQHPESFGTNWAKTFRAAGESCIFTDAEQQWILEQAGTHPYLLHQYCLRTFRYKQQYASQYGKWTELKSRDQDTINEYTRERLSIFLAHFWQRLQEALDKSTPETRRDFYDFIHRAAQKQADETMSLDEWHQHSQQLRYILYNEGVVRSGLFQPVHFPGAILSNYLLQKVKERALTSTSAPVQPSLPARGSGLIIRQSHESEKHLPLTETEFRLMKTLLEHAQHCTEEQLITNVWGKPIGHTTFTQRLFHLRKKLKECAGEEIIENHYGGIYTLNHPDWFTLE; encoded by the coding sequence ATGTTGTACTGGTCAGCGCTACCCAATCCTTTCAGCAGGCTTGCAACACAAAGCCTGCTGGAATCTCCCACTGAGAAAACCACCGATACCTCTGAAATCATTACCGGGCATGTTTCTGGCCGAAGGAGTGATATCATAGATATTGTAACAGGCGTGCAGAGCGCCATTCTCATGACGGGAGCATCGCAAATCGGCAAATCCACCCTGCTGCGCTATTTAGCGCGTCCACCTCAAAGTGAATGGTCCTGGCGCGATGAATTGGCAGACCTGCGTGACCAATGGAAGTTTGACGATTTCCATTTCATCCCTGTTGAACTGTCACCTCTCGAAGAGATCGAGCGCAAAGATGACCTGCTTCTGGCTTTTGCCAGGCAGTGTGCCATTGGACTACTAGCGGTCAATGCTCCATGTGAAGCGGATGGCAAAAAGTTTTCCGAGCTTTTGCGGGGTATCAATCAGTTTTTACGCGACAAACGCCAGGAGACCCCTTTCGCACGTTTCTTCCTCGTAATCGATACCCTCGAATATGTGGGCAAACACGATCTGGAACTATCTGGAGAGGGTGTGCGAGCGCACCAGAACCGCGGGCTGACCCTACTTGATCAGTGCGGGGCGCTGCGCATGCTCGTTGACCTGATCGATGAATTCAACAATTTTGGCGTGCTTCTCTCAACCCAGAGCCTTCCACGTCCAAGTCTGGAAGATCAATTCAAACAAGTATCAGCGGACCTGGCCCGTTTTGCCACCACCACCTTACAAATTTTTACCTGGGAAGATGCGCAAAAGCTGGTCGCACAACATCCGGAGTCTTTTGGAACGAACTGGGCAAAAACGTTTCGCGCGGCAGGTGAAAGCTGCATTTTCACAGATGCGGAGCAACAATGGATACTTGAACAGGCCGGGACGCATCCGTATCTCCTTCACCAGTATTGCTTGCGTACATTTCGTTACAAACAACAATATGCCTCCCAATATGGCAAATGGACAGAGTTGAAAAGCAGGGATCAGGACACAATTAACGAATACACCCGGGAGCGGTTGAGCATCTTTCTTGCTCACTTCTGGCAAAGGCTGCAGGAGGCATTAGACAAAAGCACCCCGGAAACACGACGCGACTTTTATGACTTTATCCATAGGGCAGCCCAGAAGCAGGCTGATGAAACAATGAGTCTTGATGAGTGGCATCAACATAGTCAACAACTCCGCTATATACTTTATAACGAGGGAGTTGTTCGCTCCGGTCTGTTCCAACCCGTCCACTTTCCGGGCGCTATCTTAAGCAATTATCTGCTGCAAAAGGTCAAAGAACGGGCCCTGACCTCAACTTCAGCTCCTGTTCAACCCTCATTACCGGCGCGTGGGAGCGGACTTATTATCAGGCAATCTCATGAGAGCGAGAAACATCTCCCGCTCACCGAAACGGAGTTTCGCTTAATGAAAACCCTGCTTGAACATGCTCAACACTGCACAGAAGAGCAACTTATCACGAATGTCTGGGGCAAGCCTATTGGACATACAACGTTTACCCAGCGTCTCTTTCACCTGCGAAAGAAGTTAAAAGAATGCGCAGGCGAAGAAATCATTGAAAATCACTATGGGGGAATCTATACCCTCAATCATCCAGATTGGTTCACGTTGGAGTGA
- a CDS encoding ACT domain-containing protein — MVLLHSHSDLTVWKPEPTVLPEKWVELANKLAAQGKGSLHRYVLNVRYDSQAVGDTLRCWGLPWPVVMAGYLWEYDKEQIRSSNLDDTDDILSLIDEANFYASNIEDDNLLVLLKPPYRDLGALLIAVAIYYHALKAHQELSNEHPLTSLMQPRIERIGETLLNISTILGMWHFKHQIEDLNEQLYDSQKFVEDAQELARIVAEDEAKLRNVCELFADFYLQTTRRTIHTFYSICNIRGMRRRYQDAHTTITSLKRQLTGFDLATFEILAPTIQECYAILGVLSQLGQIQDRVTDLIATPKLNGLSHLAFGLILKLPDTYENLLAADQQPPICQIQISTPIMHAVAWYGCLFPRCYQMYIRKTHQDEDIQLLPEELWNSAEGKIFSAIKQNLTSVQIQNSDAPLIVYDKNNRPIGLKKGATALDFAYELDNAIGEHAVDAIVNNRKTVLYQRLNAADIVEIRTSEEIQVRDYWAHFTTTAETQRKITETLNRRSSDRRDRGYSLLYQELARHHFFLSQEILHEELNLLVEQNNLGTPQAYLEQLDDQAEQRFTPKWAASEIMQQIMEHNTVHLTGRHHWIPAPDRQAIANKKLSHQHLCNFCQPTYPRDMKIMGRLHKHSGKLVVHRDSCPYLIDRTGHTASMLIPMIWELQPPAFQVAFFLLAQDRRGLILDIARQIRKYQCDLISIHAQGEIDQSNQATVRFTIETHNNKEVVDLWQRLRKIDQVLLVEIDLAETPIQVYDRLQKQYKQQVSTSDQAAAKSSWPEPAPAIPIQEQRSIILHNPFDISRPATATMFFGRTHETETMRRELCDSKNGKALILYGPLRSGKSSICRNFLDLYIQPPSWGVLFSLQNATGQTEETILQQLAGKISEEFSKQLWQPGPDWQDYHDTDPEIRFRHLLENCFSRAPDARLVLVLDEFGGVLESYQKDIPEYRFFTYWKELIAEFPQLSLVIVLPMSSHRLLTSKKFVNVFSFTQQLPISFLDNESAQQLLVDPLRDQAIEIHASTLTLALKLTGGNPYYMTLIGQQLIHYLNREIHQQEVTDADLRVIVDQLIEVGSSQNFDFLARELQNREEFLLLEKIVDLTEHTKQAKVQLRRIAEGLQLPLSSVRRHLDRLRIGLILDENGPQVNPYYSFKIDLVRSWLTRNRWLFANHL, encoded by the coding sequence ATGGTTCTATTACATTCACACTCTGACCTTACAGTCTGGAAACCGGAGCCAACTGTCCTACCTGAAAAGTGGGTAGAGTTAGCAAATAAGTTGGCGGCTCAGGGCAAGGGCTCGCTGCATCGCTACGTCCTGAATGTACGCTACGATTCGCAAGCAGTGGGTGATACGCTGCGCTGCTGGGGTTTACCCTGGCCTGTTGTCATGGCCGGTTATCTCTGGGAATATGACAAAGAACAAATCCGCTCCAGCAACCTGGATGATACAGACGACATCCTTAGCCTGATAGATGAAGCGAACTTCTACGCCAGCAATATCGAAGATGACAACCTGCTCGTCCTGCTCAAGCCTCCTTACCGTGACCTGGGAGCATTGCTCATAGCGGTTGCTATTTATTACCACGCCTTGAAGGCGCACCAGGAACTCAGTAATGAACATCCATTGACAAGTTTAATGCAGCCACGCATCGAGCGTATTGGGGAGACATTGCTCAATATTTCGACGATTCTTGGTATGTGGCACTTCAAACACCAGATCGAGGACTTGAACGAACAGCTGTATGATTCACAGAAATTTGTAGAGGATGCGCAAGAGTTAGCGCGTATTGTGGCAGAAGACGAAGCAAAACTGCGTAATGTATGCGAGCTTTTCGCGGATTTTTACCTGCAAACCACGCGGCGGACTATCCACACCTTCTACTCGATATGTAACATACGGGGAATGAGGCGCCGCTACCAGGATGCCCATACCACCATTACATCGCTAAAAAGACAGCTCACCGGTTTTGACCTGGCTACTTTCGAGATTCTTGCGCCTACTATTCAAGAATGTTATGCCATCCTCGGAGTTTTAAGCCAGCTCGGTCAAATTCAGGATCGTGTTACCGATTTGATCGCCACGCCTAAGCTGAATGGTCTTAGTCATCTCGCGTTCGGACTCATCCTTAAACTTCCGGATACGTATGAAAACCTGCTAGCAGCAGATCAGCAGCCTCCCATCTGCCAGATACAAATCTCAACGCCCATTATGCACGCGGTCGCCTGGTACGGGTGCCTTTTCCCTCGTTGCTATCAGATGTACATACGGAAAACACACCAGGATGAGGACATCCAGCTCTTACCTGAGGAGCTATGGAACAGCGCGGAAGGCAAAATTTTTTCTGCTATCAAGCAAAATCTCACCTCTGTGCAGATACAGAATAGCGATGCTCCCCTGATTGTCTATGACAAGAATAACAGGCCAATCGGGCTGAAAAAAGGAGCGACGGCGCTCGATTTTGCCTATGAACTCGATAACGCCATCGGCGAACACGCGGTCGATGCCATCGTAAATAACCGCAAAACGGTCCTCTATCAGAGGCTGAATGCCGCTGATATCGTTGAGATAAGGACATCGGAAGAGATTCAGGTACGGGACTACTGGGCGCACTTTACCACAACAGCGGAAACGCAAAGGAAAATTACTGAGACACTGAACCGCCGGTCTTCTGATCGTAGAGATAGGGGATATAGTTTGCTTTACCAGGAGTTAGCCCGGCATCATTTTTTCCTCTCGCAAGAAATCTTGCACGAAGAATTAAACCTGCTGGTAGAACAGAATAATCTTGGGACGCCGCAGGCATACCTGGAACAACTCGACGATCAAGCAGAACAGCGCTTTACCCCGAAATGGGCCGCCTCCGAAATCATGCAGCAGATCATGGAACACAACACTGTTCACCTTACAGGAAGGCATCACTGGATTCCCGCTCCTGATAGACAGGCAATCGCGAATAAGAAGCTTTCTCATCAACACCTGTGTAATTTCTGCCAGCCAACGTACCCTCGTGATATGAAAATTATGGGCCGCCTGCACAAACACAGCGGTAAACTCGTTGTGCATAGAGATAGTTGCCCCTATTTGATCGATCGCACAGGTCATACTGCTTCGATGCTTATACCTATGATCTGGGAACTTCAACCACCAGCATTCCAGGTTGCGTTCTTTCTCCTCGCCCAGGACCGTAGAGGACTGATTCTCGACATCGCCAGGCAAATACGTAAATATCAATGCGATTTGATCTCTATTCATGCGCAAGGGGAAATTGACCAATCCAATCAAGCAACGGTTCGCTTCACCATAGAAACGCATAACAACAAAGAAGTAGTAGATCTCTGGCAGAGGCTTCGCAAAATCGACCAGGTTTTGCTCGTCGAAATCGATCTCGCTGAAACCCCGATTCAAGTATATGATCGGTTGCAGAAACAATACAAACAACAGGTTTCGACATCAGACCAGGCAGCAGCGAAAAGTTCCTGGCCGGAGCCAGCCCCAGCCATCCCGATTCAAGAACAACGCAGTATCATCCTACACAATCCTTTTGACATTTCCCGACCTGCCACCGCCACAATGTTTTTCGGCCGCACTCACGAAACGGAAACGATGCGGCGCGAGCTATGCGATAGCAAAAATGGCAAGGCGCTTATCCTCTATGGGCCTTTAAGGTCCGGCAAATCATCTATTTGCCGGAACTTTCTTGATCTCTACATACAACCACCCTCCTGGGGCGTACTCTTTTCGTTACAAAACGCCACCGGGCAAACAGAAGAAACAATCCTGCAACAATTAGCAGGAAAAATAAGCGAAGAATTTAGCAAACAGTTATGGCAGCCGGGACCCGACTGGCAAGACTATCATGATACTGATCCCGAAATACGCTTCCGCCATCTGCTGGAAAACTGCTTCTCACGGGCACCCGATGCTCGCCTGGTGCTGGTATTAGATGAATTCGGTGGCGTTCTCGAATCTTATCAGAAGGACATTCCCGAGTACCGCTTCTTTACCTACTGGAAAGAATTGATAGCCGAGTTCCCACAACTCAGCCTGGTGATTGTCTTACCGATGAGTTCGCATAGGCTTTTAACCTCGAAAAAATTCGTCAATGTGTTTAGCTTTACGCAGCAATTGCCGATTTCATTTCTCGACAACGAGAGCGCGCAACAACTGCTGGTCGATCCCCTACGCGATCAAGCGATAGAGATTCATGCCAGCACACTTACCCTGGCACTCAAACTGACCGGAGGTAATCCCTATTACATGACCCTGATTGGCCAGCAGTTGATCCATTACTTGAATCGAGAAATTCACCAGCAAGAGGTGACGGATGCAGACCTGCGCGTGATTGTCGATCAACTGATCGAGGTAGGTTCAAGCCAGAACTTCGATTTTCTGGCCAGGGAACTGCAAAACCGGGAAGAATTCCTGCTGCTAGAAAAGATCGTTGATCTAACAGAGCATACGAAACAGGCGAAAGTGCAGTTGAGACGAATTGCGGAAGGTCTGCAATTGCCGCTCTCTTCAGTGCGCAGGCACCTTGATCGCCTGCGTATCGGGCTTATTCTCGACGAAAATGGACCGCAGGTTAACCCATATTACTCATTCAAAATTGACCTGGTGCGCAGCTGGCTCACACGCAATCGCTGGCTCTTTGCCAATCACCTATAA
- a CDS encoding sigma-70 family RNA polymerase sigma factor — translation MGTIGLPGPSISDADPDIERVLEEIDWYIQLLARKALPVSSSMFTHVDFDIDDLAQVSRIKLWQALQKKDIDNPRAYLRRIVHNEVVNILRQLREHISLRTDIDGELSADFMLETFCEELDSPEHIVEQNEAEAELLSNITRAIAQLHARQRHVAFCTVRDRVDDLDQFLNACEAHGLDTGYEWPDDEKERHLLQASLGAARGNIAREIDVDMAAYKRKRR, via the coding sequence ATGGGTACAATTGGTTTACCTGGTCCATCCATTTCCGATGCTGATCCTGATATTGAGCGTGTATTAGAAGAGATCGATTGGTATATTCAGCTTCTGGCCCGGAAAGCACTGCCTGTTAGCAGCAGTATGTTCACGCACGTGGATTTCGACATAGATGATCTGGCGCAGGTGTCTCGCATCAAGCTCTGGCAGGCGCTGCAAAAGAAAGATATCGATAATCCCAGGGCGTATCTTCGAAGGATTGTCCATAACGAGGTCGTGAATATACTGCGTCAATTGAGGGAGCATATCTCTTTGCGGACGGACATAGATGGGGAACTTTCTGCTGACTTCATGCTGGAGACGTTCTGCGAAGAACTGGACTCACCAGAACATATTGTGGAGCAAAACGAGGCGGAAGCGGAGCTTTTATCAAACATAACCAGGGCTATAGCACAGCTCCATGCCCGGCAGAGGCATGTTGCGTTTTGTACGGTCAGGGATCGGGTGGATGACCTGGATCAATTTTTGAACGCCTGTGAAGCGCATGGCCTGGATACGGGCTATGAATGGCCGGATGATGAGAAGGAGCGCCACCTGTTGCAGGCTTCGCTTGGAGCCGCCAGAGGCAATATTGCGCGAGAGATAGATGTAGACATGGCAGCATATAAGAGGAAAAGAAGATGA